In Hermetia illucens chromosome 1, iHerIll2.2.curated.20191125, whole genome shotgun sequence, one genomic interval encodes:
- the LOC119653851 gene encoding SNAPIN protein homolog, translating to MEKDSDSTVTSIDENTENFCDNPTRDILAEGIIGLFKPTVDHIDERVRATIAAQTDLSQQLDSLSKRLKEIEELQGAIPDFNEKVKKLINVKHKVTVITNVLQASQDRLNELHRLIDKEQLRRKALLDSDSSAVAQ from the exons ATGGAAAAGGACTCCGATAGCACAGTTACGTCTATTGATGAGAATACGGAGAACTTCTGTGATAATCCAACAAGAGATATTTTGGCAGAAGGAATTATTGGGTTGTTCAAACCAACTGTAGACCATATTGATGAAAGGGTTCGTGCAACAAT CGCTGCACAGACTGATCTCAGCCAACAATTAGACTCATTGTCGAAAAGGCTGAAAGAAATTGAAGAGTTGCAAGGAGCAATACCAGACTTTAACGAGAAAGTCAAAAAATTAATCAACGTCAAACATAAGGTGACCGTCATCACAAACGTTTTGCAAGCTTCGCAG GATCGCTTGAACGAACTACATCGCCTCATAGATAAAGAGCAACTGCGCCGAAAAGCTCTTCTAGATTCTGATAGCTCCGCAGTTGCACAATAA
- the LOC119653843 gene encoding methyltransferase N6AMT1, translated as METPYTNHIKRDEYEFVYEPAEDTFLLLDALEKDLPYIERLSPQICLEIGSGSGVIITALSKRLRNTLCLATDINPYACQVTRRTSSHNQGYVDVVNTNFTQGLRVRNIDLLLFNPPYVVTDTDELNMLSLKIGDAEENITKNQLVRSWAGGKNGREIIDALFKNLDQMLSRRGVLYLLVLKENQPNVIEQNLNSIGFNVENFMDRKIPGEHLYVLKITRKKGKDDE; from the exons ATGGAGACTCCTTATACAAATCACATTAAACGGGACGAATACGAG TTTGTTTACGAACCCGCTGAAGACACATTCCTGCTTCTCGATGCCCTTGAGAAAGATTTGCCATACATTGAACGCTTATCACCACAAATTTGCTTAGAAATAGGATCAGGAAGCGGCGTCATTATCACCGCTCTGTCTAAGAGACTACGAAATACTTTATGTTTAGCCACTGATATAAATCCATATGCATGTCAA GTAACAAGACGCACTAGTTCCCACAATCAAGGCTACGTTGACGTGGTCAATACCAATTTCACGCAAGGATTGCGTGTTAGAAACATTGACTTGCTACTCTTCAATCCTCCATATGTTGTCACAGACACGGATGAATTAAATATGCTATCTCTCAAAATTGGGGATGCAGAGGAGAACATTACAAAGAATCAATTAGTTCGGTCATGGGCTGGTGGGAAAAATGGCCGCGAGATAATCGATGCCTTATTCAAGAATCTGGACCAGATGCTTTCTCGACGTGgagttttatatttattagtTCTAAAGGAAAACCAACCGAATGTAATCGAAcaaaatttgaattcaattgGATTCAATGTTGAGAATTTTATGGATCGGAAAATACCTGGTGAACATTTGTACGTTTTAAAAATTACTCGTAAGAAAGGAAAGGATGATGAATAA
- the LOC119661266 gene encoding (Lyso)-N-acylphosphatidylethanolamine lipase isoform X3, whose amino-acid sequence MLRTVEKKILSILKTPYKGMYADIGPAVGTADKIWTICLNSESSNIPLVMLHGLGAGVALWVMNLDSLAAYRPVYAIDILGFGRSSRPKFTNDALVAEKQLVKSIEEWRREMNISKMILLGHSMGGFIATSYAISYPDRIKHLILADPWGFPEKPADVNSRYNVPLWVRALAVAVTPLNPFWALRAAGPLGQWVVEKTRPDIMRKFSTVLEDEKLISQYIHQCNAQTPSGESAFHTMMDGFGWAKYPMVKRINELREDIPITLLYGSRSWVDSSAGEKIKKLRPNSMVDLKVITGAGHHVYADKAEIFNKYVNEACATCDRVMNANHEPDDNIQTKGEGTESDQENENSPVQQPIDLNRNN is encoded by the exons ATGCTTCGAACTGTAGAGAAAAAAATCTTATCAA TCTTGAAAACGCCATACAAAGGCATGTATGCCGACATCGGTCCAGCCGTCGGAACAGCAGATAAGATATGGACGATTTGCTTGAACTCGGAATCTTCAAATATACCCTTGGTAATGTTGCACGGCTTGGGAGCTGGCGTTGCACTTTGGGTAATGAATTTGGACTCGTTAGCTGCTTATCGTCCAGTTTACGCAATCGACATATTAG GATTCGGAAGAAGTAGTCGTCCAAAGTTCACAAACGATGCACTTGTGGCAGAGAAGCAGCTGGTGAAATCGATAGAAGAATGGCGACGGGAAATGAACATAAGTAAAATGATTCTACTGGGTCATTCGATGGGAGGCTTTATCGCAACTAGTTATGCCATTTCATATCCAGATAG AATAAAACATTTAATACTCGCGGATCCATGGGGCTTTCCAGAGAAACCGGCAGATGTTAATAGTCGATACAATGTGCCATTGTGGGTGCGAGCATTAGCAGTAGCGGTAACTCCGTTGAATCCTTTCTGGGCGTTAAGAGCTGCAGGTCCATTGGGACAGTGGGTTGTTGAAAAAACGAGGCCTGATATAATGCGAAAATTTTCAACTGTGTTGGAAGATGAGAAGCTCATTTCGCAATATATCCATCAATGTAATGCACAGACACCAAG cggagaaagtgcattcCACACGATGATGGATGGCTTTGGTTGGGCTAAATATCCAATGGTGAAGCGGATAAACGAACTACGAGAGGATATTCCAATCACTCTTCTTTACGGCTCCAGATCATGGGTTGATAGTTCAGctggtgaaaaaatcaaaaaactacGACCAAATAGTATGGTCGATTTGAAG GTCATCACTGGAGCGGGTCATCATGTCTACGCTGATAAGGCGGAAATATTCAACAAatatgttaatgaggcttgtgCGACGTGCGATAGAGTTATGAATGCTAATCATGAGCCCGATGATAACATAC AAACCAAAGGTGAAGGAACTGAATCAGACCAAGAAAATGAAAACAGTCCCGTCCAGCAACCGATCGATTTGAACAGAAACAATTAA
- the LOC119661266 gene encoding (Lyso)-N-acylphosphatidylethanolamine lipase isoform X1: protein MTEQTLEVCKAQSSGSSGWLNWTSTSSVMLRTVEKKILSILKTPYKGMYADIGPAVGTADKIWTICLNSESSNIPLVMLHGLGAGVALWVMNLDSLAAYRPVYAIDILGFGRSSRPKFTNDALVAEKQLVKSIEEWRREMNISKMILLGHSMGGFIATSYAISYPDRIKHLILADPWGFPEKPADVNSRYNVPLWVRALAVAVTPLNPFWALRAAGPLGQWVVEKTRPDIMRKFSTVLEDEKLISQYIHQCNAQTPSGESAFHTMMDGFGWAKYPMVKRINELREDIPITLLYGSRSWVDSSAGEKIKKLRPNSMVDLKVITGAGHHVYADKAEIFNKYVNEACATCDRVMNANHEPDDNIQTKGEGTESDQENENSPVQQPIDLNRNN, encoded by the exons ATGACGGAACAGACTTTAGAAGTGTGTAAGGCGCAAAG CTCAGGGTCTTCCGGCTGGCTTAATTGGACTTCAACATCATCCGTCATGCTTCGAACTGTAGAGAAAAAAATCTTATCAA TCTTGAAAACGCCATACAAAGGCATGTATGCCGACATCGGTCCAGCCGTCGGAACAGCAGATAAGATATGGACGATTTGCTTGAACTCGGAATCTTCAAATATACCCTTGGTAATGTTGCACGGCTTGGGAGCTGGCGTTGCACTTTGGGTAATGAATTTGGACTCGTTAGCTGCTTATCGTCCAGTTTACGCAATCGACATATTAG GATTCGGAAGAAGTAGTCGTCCAAAGTTCACAAACGATGCACTTGTGGCAGAGAAGCAGCTGGTGAAATCGATAGAAGAATGGCGACGGGAAATGAACATAAGTAAAATGATTCTACTGGGTCATTCGATGGGAGGCTTTATCGCAACTAGTTATGCCATTTCATATCCAGATAG AATAAAACATTTAATACTCGCGGATCCATGGGGCTTTCCAGAGAAACCGGCAGATGTTAATAGTCGATACAATGTGCCATTGTGGGTGCGAGCATTAGCAGTAGCGGTAACTCCGTTGAATCCTTTCTGGGCGTTAAGAGCTGCAGGTCCATTGGGACAGTGGGTTGTTGAAAAAACGAGGCCTGATATAATGCGAAAATTTTCAACTGTGTTGGAAGATGAGAAGCTCATTTCGCAATATATCCATCAATGTAATGCACAGACACCAAG cggagaaagtgcattcCACACGATGATGGATGGCTTTGGTTGGGCTAAATATCCAATGGTGAAGCGGATAAACGAACTACGAGAGGATATTCCAATCACTCTTCTTTACGGCTCCAGATCATGGGTTGATAGTTCAGctggtgaaaaaatcaaaaaactacGACCAAATAGTATGGTCGATTTGAAG GTCATCACTGGAGCGGGTCATCATGTCTACGCTGATAAGGCGGAAATATTCAACAAatatgttaatgaggcttgtgCGACGTGCGATAGAGTTATGAATGCTAATCATGAGCCCGATGATAACATAC AAACCAAAGGTGAAGGAACTGAATCAGACCAAGAAAATGAAAACAGTCCCGTCCAGCAACCGATCGATTTGAACAGAAACAATTAA
- the LOC119661266 gene encoding (Lyso)-N-acylphosphatidylethanolamine lipase isoform X2 — translation MGDESSGSSGWLNWTSTSSVMLRTVEKKILSILKTPYKGMYADIGPAVGTADKIWTICLNSESSNIPLVMLHGLGAGVALWVMNLDSLAAYRPVYAIDILGFGRSSRPKFTNDALVAEKQLVKSIEEWRREMNISKMILLGHSMGGFIATSYAISYPDRIKHLILADPWGFPEKPADVNSRYNVPLWVRALAVAVTPLNPFWALRAAGPLGQWVVEKTRPDIMRKFSTVLEDEKLISQYIHQCNAQTPSGESAFHTMMDGFGWAKYPMVKRINELREDIPITLLYGSRSWVDSSAGEKIKKLRPNSMVDLKVITGAGHHVYADKAEIFNKYVNEACATCDRVMNANHEPDDNIQTKGEGTESDQENENSPVQQPIDLNRNN, via the exons ATGGGTGACGAAAG CTCAGGGTCTTCCGGCTGGCTTAATTGGACTTCAACATCATCCGTCATGCTTCGAACTGTAGAGAAAAAAATCTTATCAA TCTTGAAAACGCCATACAAAGGCATGTATGCCGACATCGGTCCAGCCGTCGGAACAGCAGATAAGATATGGACGATTTGCTTGAACTCGGAATCTTCAAATATACCCTTGGTAATGTTGCACGGCTTGGGAGCTGGCGTTGCACTTTGGGTAATGAATTTGGACTCGTTAGCTGCTTATCGTCCAGTTTACGCAATCGACATATTAG GATTCGGAAGAAGTAGTCGTCCAAAGTTCACAAACGATGCACTTGTGGCAGAGAAGCAGCTGGTGAAATCGATAGAAGAATGGCGACGGGAAATGAACATAAGTAAAATGATTCTACTGGGTCATTCGATGGGAGGCTTTATCGCAACTAGTTATGCCATTTCATATCCAGATAG AATAAAACATTTAATACTCGCGGATCCATGGGGCTTTCCAGAGAAACCGGCAGATGTTAATAGTCGATACAATGTGCCATTGTGGGTGCGAGCATTAGCAGTAGCGGTAACTCCGTTGAATCCTTTCTGGGCGTTAAGAGCTGCAGGTCCATTGGGACAGTGGGTTGTTGAAAAAACGAGGCCTGATATAATGCGAAAATTTTCAACTGTGTTGGAAGATGAGAAGCTCATTTCGCAATATATCCATCAATGTAATGCACAGACACCAAG cggagaaagtgcattcCACACGATGATGGATGGCTTTGGTTGGGCTAAATATCCAATGGTGAAGCGGATAAACGAACTACGAGAGGATATTCCAATCACTCTTCTTTACGGCTCCAGATCATGGGTTGATAGTTCAGctggtgaaaaaatcaaaaaactacGACCAAATAGTATGGTCGATTTGAAG GTCATCACTGGAGCGGGTCATCATGTCTACGCTGATAAGGCGGAAATATTCAACAAatatgttaatgaggcttgtgCGACGTGCGATAGAGTTATGAATGCTAATCATGAGCCCGATGATAACATAC AAACCAAAGGTGAAGGAACTGAATCAGACCAAGAAAATGAAAACAGTCCCGTCCAGCAACCGATCGATTTGAACAGAAACAATTAA
- the LOC119653829 gene encoding ATP synthase subunit gamma, mitochondrial, giving the protein MMQRAATGTGPILSALVQNAGQQNRGMATLKAISIRLKSVKNIQKITQSMKMVSAAKYSRAERELKQARPYGEGTQQFYEKAEIAAAEQTEPKKLLIAMTSDRGLCGAVHTGVARNIRNELAQDSSNIKVFCVGDKSRAILQRLYGKNIIMVANEVGRLPPTFLDASKIATEIMKSGYEFTEGKIVYNKFRSVVSYALSHIPIFSAPVVESSQKLVQYDSLDADVIQSYLEFSLASLLFYAMKEGACSEQSSRMTAMDNASKNAGEMIEKLTLTFNRTRQAVITRELIEIISGAAALD; this is encoded by the exons ATGATGCAACGTGCGGCCACCGGTACTGGACCGATCCTATCGGCGTTGGTTCAAAATGCTGGCCAACAGAATCGTGGTATGGCCACATTGAAGGCTATCTCCATTCGTCTGAAGTCAGTTAAGAACATTCAGAAGATCACCCAATCCATGAAGATGGTGTCAGCTGCTAA ATATTCTCGTGCTGAGCGTGAGTTGAAACAAGCCCGTCCTTATGGAGAAGGCACCCAACAATTCTACGAGAAAGCCGAAATCGCTGCTGCCGAGCAGACTGAACCCAAGAAGCTTCTGATTGCAATGACATCAGACAGAG GTCTTTGCGGTGCTGTTCATACCGGTGTTGCCCGTAACATTCGTAACGAGCTCGCTCAAGATAGTTCGAATATTAAAGTTTTCTGCGTTGGTGACAAGTCACGTGCCATTCTCCAACGTCTTTATGGCAAGAACATCATCATGGTTGCCAATGAAGTTGGTCGATTGCCACCAACATTCTTGGATGCATCGAAAATTGCAACGGAAATCATGAAGTCCGGCTACGAATTCACCGAAGGAAAAATTGTTTACAACAAATTCAGGTCGGTTGTATCATACGCCCTCTCGCATATTCCAATTTTCAGTGCACCAGTTGTTGAG tCTTCGCAAAAACTGGTCCAATACGACTCATTGGATGCGGACGTAATTCAAAGCTACTTGGAATTCTCACTCGCCTCGTTGCTCTTCTACGCAATGAAAGAAGGTGCTTGCTCTGAACAATCATCGCGTATGACGGCTATGGATAACGCCTCCAAGAACGCCGGAGAAATGATTGAGAAGCTCACATTGACATTCAATCGTACCAGACAGGCTGTCATCACCAGAGAACTTATTGAAATTATTTCTGGTGCTGCAGCTTTGGATTAA